One region of Vigna angularis cultivar LongXiaoDou No.4 chromosome 10, ASM1680809v1, whole genome shotgun sequence genomic DNA includes:
- the LOC108335988 gene encoding probable methyltransferase PMT20 isoform X2, whose translation MKHKDGKPINLPNKNRTVTFVATLVALCGLSFYLGGIFCSGKDGVVVKTIQKTVDTPKQTSGSLLMRPISFPECGLDYQDYTPCTDPKRWRKYGLYRLTLLERHCPPIFERKECLVPPPDGYKPPIRWPKSRDECWYRNVPYDWINKQKSNQHWLIKEGEKFLFPGGGTMFPNGVGEYVDMMQGLIPEMKDGTVRTAIDTGCGVASWGGDLLDRGILTVSLAPRDNHEAQVQFALERGIPAILGVISTQRLPFPSNSFDMAHCSRCLIPWTEFGGIYLMEIHRILRPGGFWVLSGPPVNYEHRWRGWNTTAEEQRSDYNKLQKLLTSMCFKLYNKKEDIAVWQKAKDNSCYDKLPKENYPPKCDDSVDPDSGWYTPLRACFVVPDPKYKKSVLTYMPKWPERLHATPERIETAHGASTSASISTFNHDDGKWKKRIQHYKKLLPELGTDKIRNVMDMNTVYGAFAAALINDPLWVMNVVSSYGLNTLPVIYDRGLIGTFHDW comes from the exons ATGAAGCATAAAGATGGAAAACCGATTAACCTCCCAAACAAGAACCGGACTGTGACCTTTGTAGCCACCTTAGTTGCTCTATGTGGCCTTTCTTTCTATCTGGGAGGAATCTTTTGTTCTGGAAAGGATGGGGTTGTGGTCAAAACCATTCAGAAGACCGTTGATACTCCTAAGCAAACCTCAGGTTCTCTGCTGATGAGGCCTATCAGTTTCCCTGAATGTGGCTTGGACTATCAAGACTACACCCCATGCACAGATCCAAAG AGGTGGAGAAAATATGGCCTGTACCGGCTTACTTTGTTAGAACGCCATTGCCCTCCTATCTTTGAGAGGAAAGAATGCTTGGTTCCTCCACCAGATGGATACAAGCCTCCAATCAGATGGCCAAAGAGCAGAGATGAGTGTTGGTACAG GAATGTGCCGTATGACTGGATCAACAAGCAGAAGTCTAACCAGCATTGGTTGATCAAAGAAGGGGAGAAATTCCTGTTTCCAGGTGGGGGTACTATGTTTCCCAATGGTGTTGGTGAATATGTTGACATGATGCAAGGACTAATCCCAGAAATGAAAGATGGGACAGTGAGAACTGCCATTGATACTGGTTGTGGG GTTGCTAGCTGGGGTGGTGATTTGTTGGATCGGGGGATTCTAACAGTTTCTCTTGCTCCAAGAGATAACCATGAAGCTCAAGTTCAGTTTGCTCTAGAGCGTGGTATCCCAGCTATTCTTGGTGTCATTTCTACACAGAGACTTCCTTTCCCATCAAACTCCTTTGATATGGCTCATTGCTCCAGATGCCTTATCCCATGGACGGAATTTG GTGGTATTTATCTCATGGAAATACACCGTATTCTTCGTCCCGGAGGATTTTGGGTTTTGTCTGGTCCACCTGTGAACTACGAGCACAGGTGGCGTGGATGGAATACAACTGCTGAGGAGCAAAGATCAGATTACAATAAGTTGCAGAAGTTACTCACTTCGATGTGCTTTAAATTGTACAATAAAAAGGAGGACATTGCTGTATGGCAGAAGGCTAAAGACAACAGTTGCTATGACAAGCTTCCTAAAGAGAACTACCCACCAAAGTGTGATGACAGCGTTGATCCAGATTCAGGATGGTACACTCCACTTCGTGCTTGTTTTGTGGTTCCAGATCCAAAATATAAGAAATCTGTTCTCACATACATGCCTAAATGGCCTGAACGGTTGCATGCTACCCCTGAAAGAATCGAAACTGCTCATGGTGCTAGCACTAGTGCTAGTATTAGTACTTTCAATCATGACGATGGCAAGTGGAAAAAACGCATTCAGCACTACAAGAAGTTGCTGCCTGAGCTTGGCActgataaaataagaaatgttATGGACATGAATACAGTGTATGGAGCTTTTGCTGCAGCCTTGATCAATGATCCCCTGTGGGTCATGAATGTGGTCTCATCTTATGGTCTCAACACACTCCCTGTGATTTATGATCGAGGCCTTATTGGAACCTTCCATGACTGGTAA
- the LOC108335988 gene encoding probable methyltransferase PMT20 isoform X1, with product MKHKDGKPINLPNKNRTVTFVATLVALCGLSFYLGGIFCSGKDGVVVKTIQKTVDTPKQTSGSLLMRPISFPECGLDYQDYTPCTDPKRWRKYGLYRLTLLERHCPPIFERKECLVPPPDGYKPPIRWPKSRDECWYRNVPYDWINKQKSNQHWLIKEGEKFLFPGGGTMFPNGVGEYVDMMQGLIPEMKDGTVRTAIDTGCGVASWGGDLLDRGILTVSLAPRDNHEAQVQFALERGIPAILGVISTQRLPFPSNSFDMAHCSRCLIPWTEFGGIYLMEIHRILRPGGFWVLSGPPVNYEHRWRGWNTTAEEQRSDYNKLQKLLTSMCFKLYNKKEDIAVWQKAKDNSCYDKLPKENYPPKCDDSVDPDSGWYTPLRACFVVPDPKYKKSVLTYMPKWPERLHATPERIETAHGASTSASISTFNHDDGKWKKRIQHYKKLLPELGTDKIRNVMDMNTVYGAFAAALINDPLWVMNVVSSYGLNTLPVIYDRGLIGTFHDWCEAFSTYPRTYDLLHLDGFFTAESHRCEMKYVLLEMDRILRPGGHALIRESTYFVDAIATIGKGMRWICRKEKTEYGVDKEMVLICQKKLWHSSNQGSR from the exons ATGAAGCATAAAGATGGAAAACCGATTAACCTCCCAAACAAGAACCGGACTGTGACCTTTGTAGCCACCTTAGTTGCTCTATGTGGCCTTTCTTTCTATCTGGGAGGAATCTTTTGTTCTGGAAAGGATGGGGTTGTGGTCAAAACCATTCAGAAGACCGTTGATACTCCTAAGCAAACCTCAGGTTCTCTGCTGATGAGGCCTATCAGTTTCCCTGAATGTGGCTTGGACTATCAAGACTACACCCCATGCACAGATCCAAAG AGGTGGAGAAAATATGGCCTGTACCGGCTTACTTTGTTAGAACGCCATTGCCCTCCTATCTTTGAGAGGAAAGAATGCTTGGTTCCTCCACCAGATGGATACAAGCCTCCAATCAGATGGCCAAAGAGCAGAGATGAGTGTTGGTACAG GAATGTGCCGTATGACTGGATCAACAAGCAGAAGTCTAACCAGCATTGGTTGATCAAAGAAGGGGAGAAATTCCTGTTTCCAGGTGGGGGTACTATGTTTCCCAATGGTGTTGGTGAATATGTTGACATGATGCAAGGACTAATCCCAGAAATGAAAGATGGGACAGTGAGAACTGCCATTGATACTGGTTGTGGG GTTGCTAGCTGGGGTGGTGATTTGTTGGATCGGGGGATTCTAACAGTTTCTCTTGCTCCAAGAGATAACCATGAAGCTCAAGTTCAGTTTGCTCTAGAGCGTGGTATCCCAGCTATTCTTGGTGTCATTTCTACACAGAGACTTCCTTTCCCATCAAACTCCTTTGATATGGCTCATTGCTCCAGATGCCTTATCCCATGGACGGAATTTG GTGGTATTTATCTCATGGAAATACACCGTATTCTTCGTCCCGGAGGATTTTGGGTTTTGTCTGGTCCACCTGTGAACTACGAGCACAGGTGGCGTGGATGGAATACAACTGCTGAGGAGCAAAGATCAGATTACAATAAGTTGCAGAAGTTACTCACTTCGATGTGCTTTAAATTGTACAATAAAAAGGAGGACATTGCTGTATGGCAGAAGGCTAAAGACAACAGTTGCTATGACAAGCTTCCTAAAGAGAACTACCCACCAAAGTGTGATGACAGCGTTGATCCAGATTCAGGATGGTACACTCCACTTCGTGCTTGTTTTGTGGTTCCAGATCCAAAATATAAGAAATCTGTTCTCACATACATGCCTAAATGGCCTGAACGGTTGCATGCTACCCCTGAAAGAATCGAAACTGCTCATGGTGCTAGCACTAGTGCTAGTATTAGTACTTTCAATCATGACGATGGCAAGTGGAAAAAACGCATTCAGCACTACAAGAAGTTGCTGCCTGAGCTTGGCActgataaaataagaaatgttATGGACATGAATACAGTGTATGGAGCTTTTGCTGCAGCCTTGATCAATGATCCCCTGTGGGTCATGAATGTGGTCTCATCTTATGGTCTCAACACACTCCCTGTGATTTATGATCGAGGCCTTATTGGAACCTTCCATGACTG GTGTGAGGCTTTTTCAACCTATCCTCGAACCTATGACCTCCTTCATCTTGATGGATTCTTCACTGCAGAAAGCCACAG ATGTGAAATGAAGTATGTGTTGTTGGAGATGGACCGAATTTTACGACCTGGTGGCCATGCTCTCATTCGAGAGTCCACTTATTTTGTGGATGCCATTGCTACTATTGGCAAGGGCATGAGATGGATATGTCGCAAAGAAAAGACTGAGTATGGAGTTGACAAAGAGATGGTTTTGATATGCCAGAAAAAGCTATGGCATTCATCCAACCAAGGATCAAGATGA